A portion of the Celeribacter baekdonensis genome contains these proteins:
- a CDS encoding putative signal transducing protein, with translation MKQLLRTTDPTQIIYAKAILSGEDIDCFEMDVHMSVLEGSLGILPRRLMVLDDDLNQARRILRDHDFELEDL, from the coding sequence ATGAAACAGCTCCTGCGCACAACTGACCCGACCCAGATCATCTATGCCAAAGCCATCTTGTCCGGTGAGGATATAGACTGCTTTGAAATGGACGTCCATATGAGCGTCCTCGAGGGTAGCCTTGGCATATTGCCGCGTCGATTGATGGTCTTGGATGATGATCTTAATCAGGCGCGCCGCATTTTGCGTGACCATGATTTTGAATTGGAAGATCTGTGA
- a CDS encoding tRNA1(Val) (adenine(37)-N6)-methyltransferase has product MTAETTETCDAFLGGRVQLYQPAEGYRAGVDPVLLAAATAAQPGQHVLELGCGAGAAALCLNARVAGLSLTGVEMLPMYADLARRNVTLNNADMTVVEADLRHLPQDIKARGFDHVIANPPYYDRARSTAATNAGRDMALGGDTPLSDWIEVAAKRLAPKGYLTMIQKADRLPDILTSLMGRLGSVRVRAIQPRLGRVAELVIVQARKGGRAAFVMEPPLIMHEGARHLRDGESYTAQVLTILREGGDLPWGH; this is encoded by the coding sequence GTGACGGCGGAGACGACCGAGACCTGTGACGCGTTTTTGGGCGGGAGGGTGCAGCTATATCAACCGGCAGAGGGCTATCGCGCCGGTGTTGATCCGGTTTTGTTGGCAGCTGCCACAGCTGCGCAGCCTGGACAGCATGTGTTGGAATTGGGCTGTGGGGCAGGGGCCGCCGCGCTGTGTCTGAATGCGCGCGTTGCGGGACTGTCGCTAACCGGGGTTGAGATGCTACCGATGTATGCCGATCTGGCCCGTCGCAATGTCACTCTGAACAATGCGGATATGACCGTGGTTGAGGCCGATTTGCGGCATCTGCCGCAAGACATAAAGGCGCGTGGCTTTGATCATGTGATTGCCAATCCGCCCTATTATGACCGGGCACGTTCGACCGCTGCCACCAATGCCGGGCGCGATATGGCCCTTGGCGGCGATACGCCACTGAGCGATTGGATTGAGGTGGCGGCGAAGCGCCTTGCGCCCAAAGGCTATTTGACGATGATCCAAAAGGCGGACCGCCTTCCGGACATTTTGACATCTCTGATGGGGCGGCTTGGGTCGGTGCGGGTGCGCGCGATTCAGCCGCGTCTGGGGCGCGTCGCCGAATTGGTGATCGTGCAGGCGCGTAAGGGCGGGCGGGCTGCTTTCGTCATGGAACCGCCCTTGATCATGCATGAGGGCGCGCGTCATCTGCGCGATGGCGAAAGCTACACGGCTCAGGTGTTAACCATCCTGCGCGAAGGCGGGGATTTGCCCTGGGGGCATTAA
- a CDS encoding YdcH family protein: protein MSLVSHIEELKKKHKSLSEAVEIAQRSPSADELRIADLKKQKLRIKEEIARLSTT, encoded by the coding sequence ATGAGCTTGGTTTCCCACATTGAGGAATTGAAGAAAAAGCACAAATCCCTCTCTGAAGCCGTCGAAATTGCGCAACGCTCCCCAAGCGCAGACGAGCTTCGGATCGCAGACCTGAAAAAGCAGAAACTCCGCATTAAGGAAGAAATCGCGCGGTTGAGTACAACCTAA
- the yddG gene encoding aromatic amino acid exporter YddG, translated as MTRKTATSIGFLAVLLWALLALFTVASTPVPALQLNAVSFAIGGGIGLIWIAKNRAWRDLKRVSPSVYGFGTLGIFGFHFLYFSSLRLAPPAEAGLITYLWPLLIVLFSGLVPGERLRPLHIVGAMLGLAGAILVIARGTSFAGEAGLGYLLALAGAFTWAGYSVISRRLGHVTTASVAVFCLLSAVLSLITHLAFEQTVWPATQIGWGALIALGLGPAGGAFYLWDVGMKKGDIQLLGTAAYAAPLLSTGALILGGVTEPRLALLISAGLITAGAGLAAYASRQTE; from the coding sequence ATGACACGCAAAACCGCCACATCCATCGGCTTTCTCGCCGTCCTGCTTTGGGCGCTTTTGGCGCTGTTCACAGTGGCCAGCACGCCGGTCCCGGCGCTGCAACTAAATGCTGTGAGCTTTGCCATTGGTGGCGGAATTGGCCTGATCTGGATCGCCAAAAACCGTGCATGGCGGGATTTGAAACGCGTCTCGCCCTCGGTCTATGGCTTTGGCACACTTGGGATTTTTGGCTTTCACTTCCTGTATTTTTCATCCCTGCGCCTTGCCCCTCCGGCGGAAGCGGGATTGATCACCTACCTCTGGCCCTTGCTGATCGTCCTGTTTTCCGGCCTTGTCCCCGGCGAACGCCTACGCCCGCTGCACATTGTGGGGGCCATGCTTGGGCTGGCGGGGGCGATCCTCGTCATTGCGCGCGGCACATCCTTTGCCGGAGAGGCGGGGCTTGGCTATCTTTTGGCCTTGGCGGGGGCCTTTACATGGGCCGGATATTCAGTGATTTCGCGCCGGCTCGGCCATGTCACCACCGCCTCTGTCGCGGTATTTTGCCTTTTGTCGGCAGTCCTCTCATTGATCACGCATTTGGCCTTTGAACAGACCGTTTGGCCCGCAACCCAAATAGGCTGGGGCGCGCTGATTGCATTGGGACTTGGTCCCGCAGGCGGTGCGTTTTATTTGTGGGATGTAGGGATGAAAAAGGGCGACATTCAACTGCTTGGAACAGCGGCATATGCCGCGCCACTTTTGTCAACGGGGGCTCTGATCCTTGGAGGGGTGACTGAACCGCGTTTGGCGCTTTTGATTTCGGCGGGCTTGATCACCGCCGGTGCCGGACTGGCCGCTTACGCAAGCCGCCAGACCGAATAA
- a CDS encoding beta-ketoacyl-ACP reductase: protein MSKVAIVTGGTRGIGAAISKALKDAGYTVAANYAGNDEAAAKFTEETGIKTFKWSVADYDGCAEGIAKVEAELGPVDILVNNAGITRDAPFHKMTREQWQQVMDTNLSGVFNMTHPIWPGMRERKFGRVINISSINGQKGQFGQVNYSAAKAGDIGFTKALAQEGARAGVTVNVICPGYIATEMVMAVPEKVRESIISTIPVGRLGEPEDIARCVVFLASDEAGFITGSTITANGGQYLT from the coding sequence ATGTCCAAAGTCGCAATCGTGACCGGGGGAACGCGCGGGATTGGCGCAGCCATTTCGAAAGCCCTGAAAGACGCAGGTTACACCGTGGCCGCAAACTATGCCGGCAACGACGAAGCCGCTGCTAAATTCACCGAGGAAACCGGCATCAAGACCTTTAAATGGTCCGTGGCCGATTACGATGGCTGTGCTGAAGGCATTGCCAAAGTCGAGGCCGAGCTTGGCCCGGTCGACATTCTTGTCAACAACGCGGGCATCACCCGCGATGCGCCGTTCCACAAGATGACCCGCGAGCAATGGCAGCAAGTCATGGACACCAACCTCTCCGGCGTGTTCAACATGACCCATCCGATCTGGCCGGGCATGCGCGAGCGTAAATTTGGCCGCGTGATCAACATTTCGTCGATCAACGGTCAAAAAGGTCAGTTCGGCCAGGTGAACTATTCGGCCGCAAAAGCGGGTGACATCGGGTTCACCAAAGCCTTGGCCCAAGAAGGTGCGCGCGCTGGCGTCACCGTCAACGTGATTTGCCCCGGCTATATCGCGACCGAAATGGTCATGGCCGTGCCGGAAAAAGTCCGCGAATCGATCATTTCGACCATTCCCGTTGGTCGCCTTGGCGAACCCGAAGACATCGCCCGCTGCGTGGTGTTCCTGGCCTCCGATGAGGCGGGCTTTATCACCGGCTCGACCATCACGGCGAACGGCGGTCAATACCTCACCTAA
- a CDS encoding acetyl-CoA C-acetyltransferase, which translates to MTNVVIASAARTAVGSFSGAFANTPAHDLGAAVLEALVARAGIEKGEVSETILGQVLTAGQGQNPARQAHINAGLPQESAAWSINQVCGSGLRTVALATQHIMLGDADIICAGGQENMSMSPHVANLRAGHKMGDMKFIDSMIKDGLWDAFNGYHMGITAENVANQWQISREMQDAFALASQNKAEAAQKAGKFSDEIIPFAVKTRKGEIIVDADEYIRHGATLESMQKLRPAFDKEGSVTAGNASGINDGAAGVLLMSADNAAKRGIQPLARIASYATAGLDPSIMGVGPIHASRKALEKAGWKAEDLDLVEANEAFAAQACAVNKDMGWDPAVVNVNGGAIAIGHPIGASGARILNTLLFEMQRRDAKKGLATLCIGGGMGVALCVERD; encoded by the coding sequence ATGACCAATGTCGTTATCGCATCCGCAGCACGAACTGCCGTCGGCAGCTTTTCGGGCGCTTTCGCCAATACCCCGGCCCATGACCTCGGCGCCGCAGTCCTTGAAGCGCTGGTCGCGCGCGCCGGGATTGAAAAAGGCGAGGTGTCTGAAACCATTCTTGGTCAGGTGCTGACTGCGGGTCAGGGTCAAAACCCGGCACGCCAAGCCCATATCAATGCTGGCCTGCCGCAAGAATCCGCCGCATGGAGCATCAACCAAGTCTGTGGCTCAGGCCTGCGTACTGTCGCGCTGGCCACCCAACACATCATGTTGGGGGATGCCGATATCATCTGTGCCGGCGGCCAGGAAAACATGTCCATGTCCCCCCATGTCGCCAACCTCCGTGCTGGCCATAAAATGGGTGACATGAAGTTCATCGATTCGATGATCAAAGACGGCCTTTGGGATGCTTTCAACGGCTACCACATGGGCATCACCGCCGAAAACGTTGCCAATCAATGGCAGATTTCCCGCGAAATGCAGGATGCCTTTGCCTTGGCCTCGCAAAACAAAGCGGAAGCGGCGCAAAAGGCTGGAAAATTCTCTGATGAAATCATCCCCTTTGCGGTCAAAACCCGTAAGGGTGAGATCATCGTTGATGCCGACGAATACATTCGCCACGGCGCGACGTTGGAGTCCATGCAAAAACTGCGCCCTGCCTTCGACAAAGAAGGCTCCGTCACCGCAGGCAACGCCTCGGGGATCAACGATGGCGCGGCTGGTGTGCTTTTGATGTCGGCAGATAATGCCGCCAAGCGCGGCATCCAACCGCTGGCCCGCATCGCGTCCTATGCGACCGCCGGTCTCGACCCGTCGATCATGGGTGTTGGCCCGATCCATGCGTCACGCAAGGCGCTTGAGAAAGCCGGTTGGAAAGCCGAAGATCTCGATCTGGTTGAAGCCAACGAAGCCTTTGCCGCACAGGCCTGCGCCGTGAACAAAGACATGGGCTGGGATCCGGCCGTGGTGAACGTAAACGGCGGCGCGATTGCCATTGGCCACCCGATCGGTGCCTCTGGTGCACGTATCCTCAACACGCTGTTGTTCGAAATGCAGCGCCGCGATGCCAAAAAAGGCCTCGCCACGCTTTGCATCGGTGGCGGTATGGGCGTTGCCCTCTGCGTTGAACGCGACTGA